One Macrobrachium rosenbergii isolate ZJJX-2024 chromosome 10, ASM4041242v1, whole genome shotgun sequence DNA window includes the following coding sequences:
- the lwr gene encoding SUMO-conjugating enzyme UBC9-B: MSGIAIARLAEERKAWRKDHPFGFIARPTKNPDGTLNLMNWECAIPGKKGTPWESGLYRLRMIFKDDYPSTPPKCKFEPPLFHPNVYPSGTVCLSLLDEEKDWRPAITIKQILLGIQDLLNDPNIKDPAQAEAYTIYCQNRLEYEKRVRAQAKAMSAPFE, from the exons ATGTCTGGTATAGCCATTGCCCGTCTTGCTGAGGAACGAAAGGCATGGAGGAAAGATCACCCTTTT GGCTTCATTGCACGCCCCACAAAGAACCCTGATGGTACACTTAATTTAATGAACTGGGAATGTGCAATTCCAGGAAAGAAGGGA accCCTTGGGAAAGTGGCCTATATCGACTGCGCATGATCTTCAAAGATGACTACCCATCGACTCCACCCAAGTGCAAGTTTGAGCCTCCACTGTTTCACCCAAATGTCTATCCATCAG GAACTGTTTGCTTGTCACTGTTAGATGAAGAAAAGGATTGGCGACCTGCAATTACCATCAAGCAAATTCTACTCGGTATTCAGGATTTGCTTAATGACCCCAATATTAAAGATCCTGCACAGGCTGAAGCATACACAATCTATTG CCAAAATCGTTTGGAATACGAGAAGAGAGTTCGAGCACAAGCCAAGGCCATGTCGGCACCTTTTGAGTAG